TTTAGTCTGATTTAAAAAAGGCTTGCCATCTTCAAATTTTAAAATTTCTGATGCATTTTTTGAATAAATAGGATAAAAACTAATTGTTGTTGGATATTGAAAATTAGTAACCTCTTTTTCAAATACCCCAGAATTGTATAAGGGATGCGAATAATTAATAGTGGTGATACGTTTTTCAGTTTGAATAGATGAGTTATAGTTGCTTCCGAAAGTATTAAGTAATTGGTTGTAAGATTCAATATTGATGGTTGTTGAAGGAATAATGATGAGCGAACCACCTTGGTTTGTATACGATTTTAACGCGCCTAGAAGAGCGTTCGGGATGCTGTTTAATTCATTCAAAATAATAACATCTTGTTGCTCTATAAGTGTGTAATTTAGGTTGTTTTCAAGGGTTGATGTAAAATAAAACTCATCTTCCGTATAAATACGTTTTAAAAACGAATCGTCTTCCGCATTGATGGCCAGTACGTTAATTTTGGAGGCTTTATTGATGTTGAAAAATAAATTGTTATCAAACTGTAAGTTCGTATCATCAATAGTGATCTGGCCATTAATAATAGCATTAAAGGGCAGTGAAAACGTGGTTTCCATACGGTCTTTAATAGCTACTGATGTTTTTGCAATCAACACTTTATTATTAAATAGCGAAACAGGCAAATTTTCGATGGGGTTACCACTGTTTTTTAAGAGTACTTTTAACTCGATTGAAGAGGCTGTAGTGGAAGTAATATAAGCCGAATCGATAGTCACATTGTTATTGTTTACAGGTTTTAGTTGTACTAGATGTATGTGAGTTAATGAATCGACTTTAGGAATGAATTCCGATTTATCCTGTTGAAAATCTGAAATAAATACTAGATTTTTTAAAGTGTTTTTCTGCTTGTTGAAAAAGGTATTGCTTTTTAGTAAAGCAGCTCCAGGTGTTAATAGATTGGATGAGTACTCTAATTGTAATAAATCATTTTTAATAGCTTTTATTGTGGTATTTTTAAAGACACTGTTGTTAGTAATAAGACTTATGTTTTCATCTTCTGGTACATTGCTAATAATGTCTTGTACAGCACGTTTTAAGAGGTCGCCTTGTTTCCCTTTTGCTTGCATACTAAACGAATTATCTAAATAAATAACGGTTTCTTTTTTTGTTTTGAAAGCACTCGAATTAGATGTAAATGGTTGAGCAAATGCCAATATAATTGCTGCGAGCAATAAGAGTCTGGTACAGAGAATTAACCATTTTTTTATTTGAGAACTTTTACGAGTTTGTATTGTCGCTTCTTTTAAAAATGCCACATTGGTAAAGGCTTCTTTTTGAAACTTACGTAATTGAAATAAATGAACAATGATAGGGATGAGCAGTAAAAATAAAGCGTAAAGAAGTTCGGGGTGTTTAAACTGCATTGTGTTTTATATTTTCATCTGTTTTAACTTATTGATTTTTATAGGTCAGATGTAATTCACTATTGAACATTACAGTTGCTGTAAATCTTACTGTTATTGCTCATTTCAAAAGTAAACATTTTTTCATTATTAAATG
The genomic region above belongs to Mariniflexile litorale and contains:
- a CDS encoding BatA domain-containing protein; translated protein: MQFKHPELLYALFLLLIPIIVHLFQLRKFQKEAFTNVAFLKEATIQTRKSSQIKKWLILCTRLLLLAAIILAFAQPFTSNSSAFKTKKETVIYLDNSFSMQAKGKQGDLLKRAVQDIISNVPEDENISLITNNSVFKNTTIKAIKNDLLQLEYSSNLLTPGAALLKSNTFFNKQKNTLKNLVFISDFQQDKSEFIPKVDSLTHIHLVQLKPVNNNNVTIDSAYITSTTASSIELKVLLKNSGNPIENLPVSLFNNKVLIAKTSVAIKDRMETTFSLPFNAIINGQITIDDTNLQFDNNLFFNINKASKINVLAINAEDDSFLKRIYTEDEFYFTSTLENNLNYTLIEQQDVIILNELNSIPNALLGALKSYTNQGGSLIIIPSTTINIESYNQLLNTFGSNYNSSIQTEKRITTINYSHPLYNSGVFEKEVTNFQYPTTISFYPIYSKNASEILKFEDGKPFLNQTKNTYIFTSALNATNSSFKNSPLIVPTLYNIGKFSFKNPVLYYTIGKENTFDVKTELQQDAIVTLVSDEINIIPKQHYFNNKVVINTSETPSIAAIYAIKNKNETIKNVSYNYSRDESALIYRNLSASKNVTVSDSITEIFDSIKSDTKVNALWKWFVIFALALLIIEMLVLKYFK